The Vitis riparia cultivar Riparia Gloire de Montpellier isolate 1030 chromosome 10, EGFV_Vit.rip_1.0, whole genome shotgun sequence genome includes a region encoding these proteins:
- the LOC117923253 gene encoding probable F-box protein At4g22030 — protein sequence MASLQSSGVIGSLPHSLSCCRRGMIRATINMPKLRTGGLSLKLPARDLVQEVLDMGVGLTAATTSHVEKKYESRPNTTLPSVSNVSDPMVIAKLHAMMEAVADRVEMHKNIGEQRDNWNHLLLTSINAITLTAATMAGIAATSVGGPLVALKLSSTLMYLAATGMLVVMNKIQPSQLVEEQRNAARLFKQLHGQIQRTLSCGTPTSTDIEEAMEKVLALDKAFPLPLLGAMLDKFPETVEPAVWWPQHRQRQERQSGRTDGNGLAACGTAFVGSSQGPWAATLGVVAGAMASVVNTMEHGGQVGMVFEMYRGNAGFFRMMEESIESNLNERDVGRRENGELFEMKVALQLGRSLSGLKDLAASSYSSSKKERPLKSSQASSSNIMVVHPQFC from the exons ATGGCAAGTCTTCAATCTTCAGGCGTTATTGGTTCATTGCCTCATTCCTTATCTTGTTGCCGGAGAGGAATGATAAGAGCTACTATCAATATGCCTAAGCTCCGGACTGGCGGCCTATCTCTGAAGCTCCCCGCTAGAGATCTGGTACAGGAAGTACTGGACATGGGAGTTGGTCTCACAGCTGCAACCACCAGCCATGTAGAGAAGAAATACGAGTCCAGACCTAATACTACTTTGCCTTCTGTGAGCAATGTTTCTGATCCTATGGTGATTGCTAAGCTCCATGCAATGATGGAGGCTGTTGCAGATAGAGTGGAGATGCACAAGAATATCGGGGAGCAGCGTGATAATTGGAACCATCTTCTTTTGACATCCATTAATGCAATCACACTCACTGCTGCAACTATGGCTGGAATTGCTGCTACAAGTGTAGGAGGACCCCTTGTGGCCCTCAAGCTCTCTTCAACTCTGATGTATTTGGCAGCCACTGGGATGTTGGTGGTGATGAATAAGATCCAGCCATCTCAACTGGTCGAAGAACAGCGCAATGCTGCGAGGCTGTTTAAGCAGCTTCATGGCCAGATTCAAAGAACACTCTCTTGTGGCACTCCTACTAGTACCGATATTGAGGAAGCCATGGAGAAAGTTTTGGCACTGGACAAGGCATTCCCGCTTCCTTTACTAGGAGCCATGCTTGATAAATTCCCCGAAACTGTGGAACCTGCTGTATGGTGGCCGCAGCACAGGCAAAGACAGGAAAGGCAGAGTGGGAGAACAGATGGAAATG GCTTAGCGGCTTGTGGAACTGCGTTCGTGGGATCTTCTCAGGGTCCCTGGGCCGCCACATTAGGAGTCGTAGCTGGAGCCATGGCAAGCGTGGTGAACACAATGGAGCATGGCGGGCAAGTGGGCATGGTGTTTGAGATGTATAGAGGCAACGCAGGCTTCTTCCGGATGATGGAAGAGAGCATAGAGTCAAATCTGAATGAAAGAGATGTGGGGAGAAGAGAGAATGGGGAATTGTTTGAAATGAAGGTGGCTCTACAGCTAGGAAGAAGCTTGTCCGGGCTCAAGGATCTGGCAGCATCCTCTTATTCTTCTTCCAAAAAGGAGAGGCCATTGAAGAGTTCGCAAGCAAGCTCTTCTAATATCATGGTGGTTCATCCTCAGTTTTGTTGA